In one Chitinophaga sancti genomic region, the following are encoded:
- a CDS encoding glycerophosphodiester phosphodiesterase family protein: MKSLLGSILMLVSLAASAQFDVQAHRGGRALMPENTIPAMKHAIDLGARTLELDCVISADKKVVVSHDLYMSADFMRTPEGKDIEKVNEQSYKLYTMPYDSIRKYDAGTKPHKDFPKQVKMKTYKPLLSELIDSVETYVKTHHLKPVYYNMETKCSPDGDGTFHPAPDEFVALMMKVIKDKGIQHRVTVQSFDIRTLQVIHKLYPEQKLALLVYGKESFETNLAQLGFSPDIYSPYSALVTKDLVTTAHHKNVQVLPWTVNDPQDMQKMIDLGVDGIITDDPEALVKLAGSYQKK; the protein is encoded by the coding sequence ATGAAAAGCTTATTAGGTAGTATTTTAATGCTGGTCTCCCTGGCCGCATCTGCACAGTTTGATGTACAGGCACATAGAGGCGGGCGCGCACTCATGCCGGAAAATACCATTCCGGCAATGAAACATGCCATCGATCTGGGGGCACGGACACTGGAACTGGACTGCGTGATCTCTGCTGATAAAAAGGTCGTGGTTTCCCATGACCTCTATATGTCGGCTGATTTTATGCGCACACCCGAAGGAAAGGATATTGAAAAGGTCAATGAACAATCGTATAAATTGTACACCATGCCCTATGACAGTATCCGTAAATACGATGCCGGCACCAAACCTCATAAAGATTTTCCGAAGCAGGTGAAGATGAAAACGTATAAACCACTGTTGTCAGAACTGATTGACAGCGTGGAAACTTACGTGAAAACACATCACCTGAAACCCGTGTATTACAACATGGAAACCAAATGTTCACCCGATGGGGATGGTACCTTTCACCCCGCACCAGATGAATTTGTAGCACTAATGATGAAGGTAATCAAAGACAAGGGAATCCAGCACCGGGTGACTGTGCAGTCTTTTGACATCCGGACCTTGCAGGTGATCCATAAGCTGTATCCTGAACAAAAGCTGGCACTGCTGGTATACGGAAAGGAGAGCTTCGAAACCAACCTGGCGCAATTAGGCTTTAGCCCGGACATCTATAGCCCTTACTCTGCACTGGTAACAAAAGACCTGGTAACAACTGCTCACCATAAGAACGTACAGGTACTGCCATGGACAGTCAATGACCCGCAGGACATGCAGAAAATGATAGATCTGGGGGTAGACGGCATCATTACAGATGATCCGGAAGCCCTGGTAAAATTGGCAGGCTCTTATCAGAAGAAATAG
- a CDS encoding aminotransferase-like domain-containing protein, which produces MLPFQTLIPLNKTLALPVYRQIANAITQHIKNGILKPETALPGTREMAEILDVHRKTVIAAYSELQIQGWILVTPRKGFFVAGNLPELKPREWKQDAAGGYGKQMSAPFNVLTKDRQGGIYAPDTPFRLSIDDGWPDTRLAPLDLLMREYRSLLKFKYKNPVTGVVTAGAFSLREAMVDYLAETRGIKAGIPNLLITHGAQMAIYIAARLTIAPGSNVVAGTPGYFTASQVFQHLGANLLTVPVDDQGMDTDAVEAICKKHPISMLYVIPHHHHPTTVTLSPARRMHLLELSAQYNFAIIEDDYDYGFHYNSSPYLPLASGQHEGRVIYIGSFSKSLAASVRIGFLVGAEDFVQQGIYLRKLLDLKGNHLMEDALAILINNGDISRHLKKANRIYQSRLLHLTTLLDTHLQHTVEYTVPMGGMAIWTRFKVPLKTLSANAAKQGLYISDGSNYMVENACRIGFASLSEAEMTEAVTILASGI; this is translated from the coding sequence ATGCTGCCATTCCAAACCCTTATTCCCCTGAATAAAACCTTAGCCCTGCCTGTCTACAGGCAGATCGCCAACGCTATTACCCAGCATATCAAGAATGGGATACTAAAGCCCGAAACCGCTCTGCCAGGCACCCGTGAAATGGCTGAGATCCTGGATGTACACCGCAAAACGGTCATTGCCGCTTATAGTGAATTACAGATCCAGGGCTGGATCCTGGTCACTCCCAGGAAGGGATTTTTTGTAGCCGGTAATCTCCCTGAATTAAAACCAAGGGAATGGAAGCAGGATGCCGCCGGGGGGTATGGTAAACAAATGTCCGCCCCTTTCAACGTCCTGACAAAGGATCGGCAGGGCGGTATCTATGCGCCTGATACTCCTTTCAGGCTTTCCATTGACGATGGCTGGCCGGATACTCGCCTGGCTCCCCTGGATTTGCTGATGCGTGAATACAGAAGTCTGCTGAAGTTTAAATATAAAAACCCCGTAACCGGAGTTGTCACTGCCGGTGCCTTCAGTTTACGGGAGGCCATGGTAGACTACCTCGCTGAAACAAGAGGAATCAAGGCCGGGATCCCTAACCTCCTGATCACCCATGGTGCCCAGATGGCCATTTATATCGCCGCAAGACTCACCATTGCTCCTGGTTCGAACGTCGTTGCCGGCACACCTGGATATTTTACTGCCAGCCAGGTCTTTCAGCATCTGGGAGCCAATCTGCTCACAGTGCCTGTAGATGACCAGGGTATGGATACGGATGCTGTGGAAGCTATCTGTAAAAAGCACCCAATCAGCATGCTCTATGTCATACCTCATCACCATCATCCTACTACGGTGACCCTTAGTCCGGCCAGGAGAATGCACCTGCTGGAACTGTCCGCACAGTATAACTTTGCCATCATTGAAGATGACTATGACTATGGTTTTCACTATAATTCTTCCCCATACCTGCCATTGGCCAGTGGACAGCATGAAGGCAGGGTGATCTATATCGGCTCTTTCTCCAAATCACTGGCAGCCTCTGTGCGCATTGGCTTTCTGGTAGGTGCTGAAGACTTCGTTCAGCAAGGTATATACCTCCGCAAATTACTGGACCTGAAAGGCAATCACCTCATGGAAGATGCACTGGCTATATTGATCAATAATGGGGATATATCACGTCATCTGAAAAAGGCAAATAGAATATATCAATCCAGATTGCTACACCTGACCACCCTGCTGGATACTCATCTGCAGCATACCGTCGAATATACTGTACCTATGGGCGGCATGGCTATCTGGACCCGGTTCAAAGTGCCTTTAAAAACACTCTCTGCAAACGCTGCAAAGCAGGGATTGTACATCAGCGATGGTTCTAATTACATGGTTGAAAATGCCTGCAGGATTGGTTTTGCTTCTCTGAGCGAAGCTGAAATGACCGAAGCCGTTACAATTCTGGCCAGCGGTATATAA
- a CDS encoding family 43 glycosylhydrolase, translated as MKTFTLFIISLFVCLSSYALQGLTGIHDPSTIIKRNGVYHVFGTGAQIYHLTSTDLINWTTASTVFASGTWPSWINTYVSGFAGTFWAPECVYMNGRYYLYYACSTGGRPCAIGVATSTDLSTWTDQGVVVYSTTSSTYGSIDPAVFADASGNYWLTFGSHLTGIWLAQLNTSTGKRLNSTLYNIAGSSSTDMEASYVIRNGSYYYLFYNRGVCCNGTSSTYYVQMGRSTSPTGPYVDKNGTSLLSGGGTTVLNTSGNYIGPGQIGYYQENGFNFLSYHYYDGNNSGTPTLGVANVGWDSSSWPFFTRDWIAAGRYTITNKNSGLVWDAWGCTGASLQAIAQGSSAGLTCQQWDFTALGNGVWKITCALGGLAADVYNCAATNSTPLDLYAYWGGSCQQFKLERAGDGSLVFSSMNGNRVVEVPNASTTAGQQLALYDYNGCTCQRWNVSLISSAKLAKTVTDTIAGLQIFPNPASGAQGVTISLPAEQLTRIRIINAAGTVISDQQFIHQSKINAAQGLPAGLYFIQISTKDAAVMKKIVIQ; from the coding sequence ATGAAAACGTTTACACTTTTCATCATTTCCCTGTTTGTATGCCTCTCCTCCTACGCCCTGCAGGGCCTCACAGGCATTCACGACCCTTCTACTATTATCAAGCGAAACGGTGTATACCATGTATTTGGCACCGGAGCGCAGATCTACCACCTCACCTCTACAGACCTCATTAACTGGACCACTGCTTCTACGGTTTTTGCGAGTGGCACCTGGCCCAGCTGGATCAACACCTATGTTTCTGGCTTTGCCGGCACCTTCTGGGCTCCGGAATGTGTGTATATGAATGGCAGGTACTATTTATATTATGCCTGTTCTACCGGCGGCAGGCCCTGTGCCATAGGAGTAGCGACCAGTACAGATCTGAGTACCTGGACGGACCAGGGTGTGGTGGTATATTCCACTACTTCCAGTACTTATGGTTCTATTGATCCGGCGGTTTTTGCGGATGCCAGCGGAAATTACTGGCTTACATTTGGCTCACATCTTACGGGCATCTGGCTGGCACAGCTCAACACTTCAACAGGCAAACGTCTGAACTCAACCCTGTACAATATTGCGGGCAGCAGCAGCACAGATATGGAAGCTTCTTACGTGATCAGAAATGGCAGTTATTACTACCTGTTTTACAACAGGGGCGTATGCTGCAATGGCACCAGCAGCACTTACTATGTGCAGATGGGCAGGTCTACAAGTCCGACAGGGCCATATGTAGATAAAAACGGTACCAGTCTCCTCAGTGGTGGCGGCACTACCGTACTGAACACATCCGGTAATTATATCGGCCCTGGTCAGATTGGTTATTACCAGGAGAATGGGTTTAACTTCCTGAGCTACCATTATTATGATGGCAATAATAGTGGCACGCCAACCCTTGGTGTGGCAAATGTAGGCTGGGATTCTTCCAGCTGGCCATTCTTTACCCGTGACTGGATTGCTGCAGGCAGGTATACAATTACCAACAAGAACAGCGGTCTTGTATGGGATGCCTGGGGTTGTACAGGCGCTTCTCTGCAAGCGATCGCACAAGGTAGCTCCGCAGGCCTGACCTGTCAGCAATGGGATTTTACTGCACTTGGAAATGGGGTGTGGAAAATCACCTGTGCACTGGGTGGCCTGGCTGCCGATGTATACAATTGCGCGGCTACGAATAGTACACCACTTGATCTGTATGCCTATTGGGGAGGCAGTTGTCAGCAATTCAAACTGGAACGGGCGGGTGATGGTTCATTGGTGTTTTCTTCTATGAACGGGAACCGCGTTGTGGAAGTACCGAATGCTTCTACTACTGCCGGACAGCAGCTTGCCCTGTATGATTATAATGGCTGTACCTGCCAGCGATGGAACGTATCCTTGATTTCTTCGGCAAAATTAGCAAAGACGGTTACAGATACAATTGCAGGTTTGCAGATCTTTCCGAATCCGGCATCCGGTGCGCAGGGTGTGACTATCAGTTTGCCTGCTGAGCAGCTTACAAGAATACGGATCATTAATGCAGCGGGTACTGTGATCAGTGATCAGCAATTTATTCACCAGTCAAAAATAAATGCCGCGCAGGGCCTGCCTGCTGGTTTGTATTTTATACAGATCAGTACCAAAGATGCAGCAGTGATGAAGAAAATAGTGATTCAATAA
- a CDS encoding DEAD/DEAH box helicase, whose product MTFDELNLSKPLLNALSDLGYTTPTTIQAKAFSVVMSGQDVCGIAQTGTGKTFAYLLPCLRQWKFSKERYAQILVVVPTRELVIQVAEAVKKLTPYMNVEVAGFFGGVNMNPQMVTANGKLDVVVATPGRLVDLVLSGALKLKAIKRLVIDEVDEMLNLGFRPQLKHILDLLPAKRQNLLFSATITPEVEDLMEVYFNAPVTIEAAPVGTPRENISQTGFAVPNFNTKVNLLELLLKTREEMSKVLIFAATKELANQLFEQVETKFPEQVGVIHSNKEQNHRFNTVKKFKSGEYRFLIATDIIARGIDIEDVSHVLNFDVPEVPESYLHRIGRTGRADKHGKSIIFYTAREKEGLERIQALMNYEIPLEPLPAELEISDVLTDDEKPEVKMKNFLVALPKMESYGPAFHEKKAKNKKVNVKISHKEKMQQKYGKPKTRGAKNKKK is encoded by the coding sequence ATGACTTTTGATGAACTAAACCTCAGCAAGCCTTTACTGAATGCCCTGAGTGATCTGGGCTATACAACGCCCACCACCATTCAGGCGAAGGCCTTTTCTGTGGTCATGTCCGGTCAGGACGTATGTGGCATAGCACAGACCGGTACGGGTAAAACCTTCGCTTATTTGTTGCCCTGTTTGCGGCAATGGAAGTTTTCCAAAGAACGCTATGCCCAGATCCTGGTAGTAGTGCCTACCCGGGAGCTGGTGATCCAGGTAGCGGAAGCTGTAAAAAAGCTGACCCCTTATATGAACGTGGAAGTGGCCGGATTTTTTGGCGGAGTAAATATGAACCCCCAGATGGTAACGGCTAATGGCAAACTGGATGTGGTCGTAGCTACCCCCGGTCGCCTGGTGGACCTGGTGCTGAGTGGTGCATTGAAACTAAAAGCTATTAAACGACTGGTGATTGATGAAGTGGATGAAATGCTGAACCTGGGATTCCGTCCGCAACTGAAACATATCCTGGATTTACTGCCCGCAAAAAGGCAAAACCTGCTGTTTTCTGCGACCATTACCCCGGAAGTGGAAGATCTGATGGAGGTTTACTTTAATGCGCCGGTTACTATCGAAGCGGCACCTGTAGGTACTCCCCGTGAAAATATCAGCCAGACAGGATTTGCTGTGCCTAACTTCAACACAAAGGTAAACCTGCTGGAACTGTTGTTGAAGACACGTGAGGAAATGAGTAAGGTACTGATCTTTGCAGCTACTAAAGAACTGGCAAACCAGCTGTTTGAGCAGGTAGAAACAAAGTTCCCTGAGCAGGTGGGTGTCATTCACTCTAATAAGGAGCAGAACCATCGTTTTAATACAGTAAAGAAGTTTAAGTCAGGCGAATACCGTTTCCTGATCGCAACAGATATTATCGCGAGAGGTATTGATATCGAGGATGTGAGCCATGTACTTAACTTTGACGTACCTGAAGTACCGGAAAGCTACCTGCATAGAATAGGTCGTACAGGCCGTGCGGATAAGCATGGTAAGTCCATCATCTTTTATACAGCACGTGAAAAAGAAGGATTGGAAAGGATTCAGGCATTGATGAATTATGAGATCCCGCTGGAACCATTACCAGCAGAACTGGAAATTTCTGATGTACTGACAGATGATGAGAAGCCGGAAGTGAAGATGAAGAATTTCCTGGTGGCTTTGCCGAAGATGGAATCTTATGGACCTGCCTTCCATGAGAAGAAAGCAAAGAATAAGAAAGTGAATGTAAAGATCTCCCATAAGGAGAAAATGCAGCAGAAATATGGCAAGCCAAAAACAAGGGGCGCCAAAAATAAAAAGAAATAA
- a CDS encoding glycoside hydrolase family 2 protein, whose protein sequence is MKRFVKQLAVFLTFSCTGNLLHAQSNWEIQEAPLQTRWSQLVSPTNALPEYPRPQMIRDNWENLNGLWEYAITDKDATKPVIFAGEILVPYPIESALSGVKKAVLPSQRLWYKRRLPPVPRPDGKRILLHFGAVDWQTTVYVNGKQAGTHTGGYQNFSFDITRLLKERDNEILVSVWDPSDQGINPHGKQVLAPKGIRYTATTGIWQTVWLETVPDTYISSLVITPDVDGGFVALTVKTSGMTGNMKVAAFAAANGSLISTTKGRTNETIKIPVPKAHLWSPDDPFLYDLSVKLIQNGDTSDAVSSYFGMRKIAIKKDLKGQERIYLNDQYTYNLGVLDQGFWPDGLYTAPTDEALRFDIEAIKSMGFNTIRKHIKIEPARWYYYADKLGMLVWQDMVTCASLKPEAKEAFEKESAANVAQLYNHPSIISWVLFNEGWFTYDQLRLTKWLKSTDPTRLVNGHTGENYEMDGQQVAEKWANADFADVHDYPGPGIAPALPGKARVLGEWGGIGVPVKGHEWDAAAGWGYVKITPAELSTRYASMVKKLKDYETQGQSGSIYTEPFDVEIEENGLITYDRRIIKVPLDTLRKIHAAFIPLRPGADLGLQNADTTSVPDPFRPQFLAILEMEADAKKTHDWQPLTENVTDYLGKGGTSFSPTKISSMALKVFNGTNDPKLLNQALKWMEQVVEIEKNTFTMGTYANLLYKSGDKENALKWMVKSVELAHEEEIPVYQAIYDKMKKGEKTW, encoded by the coding sequence ATGAAACGTTTTGTTAAACAACTCGCCGTTTTCCTCACTTTTTCCTGCACAGGCAATCTTTTACACGCTCAGAGCAACTGGGAGATACAGGAGGCTCCGCTGCAAACCCGATGGTCTCAGCTGGTTTCACCGACCAATGCACTGCCTGAATATCCACGCCCCCAGATGATCCGTGATAACTGGGAAAACCTGAACGGACTATGGGAATATGCCATTACAGATAAAGACGCTACAAAGCCCGTAATTTTCGCTGGTGAGATACTGGTACCGTATCCTATCGAATCCGCATTATCAGGCGTTAAAAAGGCTGTATTGCCCTCACAACGCCTTTGGTACAAACGGCGTCTGCCCCCGGTACCCAGGCCAGACGGGAAACGGATCCTTTTACACTTTGGGGCGGTAGACTGGCAAACCACTGTGTATGTGAATGGAAAGCAGGCCGGCACCCATACAGGTGGGTATCAGAATTTTTCTTTTGATATTACCCGCCTGCTGAAAGAACGTGATAATGAGATCCTGGTAAGTGTATGGGATCCATCTGACCAGGGCATCAATCCTCACGGCAAACAGGTATTAGCACCCAAAGGCATCCGCTATACTGCAACTACCGGCATCTGGCAAACTGTATGGCTCGAAACGGTGCCGGATACTTATATTTCTTCCCTTGTGATTACGCCCGATGTAGATGGCGGATTTGTGGCCCTCACAGTGAAAACCAGCGGTATGACGGGCAATATGAAGGTGGCCGCTTTTGCTGCTGCAAATGGTTCGCTAATCAGCACAACCAAAGGCAGGACCAACGAAACAATTAAAATACCCGTTCCCAAAGCACATCTTTGGAGCCCGGATGATCCTTTCCTCTACGACCTCTCTGTAAAACTTATTCAAAACGGGGATACTTCCGATGCCGTAAGCTCTTATTTCGGCATGCGGAAAATCGCCATCAAAAAAGATCTGAAAGGGCAGGAAAGAATTTACCTGAATGATCAGTACACCTACAATCTGGGGGTACTGGACCAGGGTTTCTGGCCGGATGGACTCTACACCGCTCCTACTGACGAAGCGCTTCGTTTTGATATAGAAGCTATCAAAAGCATGGGCTTCAACACCATCCGTAAGCACATCAAAATCGAGCCTGCCCGCTGGTATTACTATGCTGATAAACTAGGAATGCTGGTATGGCAGGATATGGTAACCTGCGCCAGCCTGAAACCGGAAGCCAAGGAAGCATTTGAGAAAGAAAGTGCCGCAAACGTGGCACAATTGTATAATCATCCTTCCATTATCTCCTGGGTACTCTTCAACGAAGGCTGGTTCACCTACGATCAGCTCCGCCTGACCAAATGGCTGAAGAGCACCGACCCTACCCGCCTGGTGAATGGTCATACGGGGGAGAATTATGAGATGGACGGCCAACAGGTTGCTGAGAAATGGGCGAATGCGGATTTTGCGGATGTACATGATTATCCTGGTCCTGGCATTGCGCCGGCACTGCCAGGCAAAGCCAGGGTACTGGGTGAATGGGGCGGCATCGGCGTGCCTGTAAAAGGGCATGAATGGGATGCTGCCGCGGGTTGGGGATATGTAAAAATCACCCCGGCAGAGTTGAGTACCCGCTATGCTTCTATGGTCAAAAAGCTCAAAGATTACGAAACACAAGGTCAATCAGGATCTATTTATACAGAGCCTTTTGATGTGGAGATTGAAGAAAACGGGCTTATTACTTACGATCGCCGGATTATTAAAGTACCACTCGATACCCTGCGAAAAATACATGCCGCGTTTATCCCGCTGAGACCCGGTGCAGATCTGGGTTTGCAAAATGCAGATACAACCTCTGTTCCTGATCCTTTCCGTCCACAATTCCTGGCTATCCTGGAAATGGAAGCAGATGCAAAAAAGACGCATGACTGGCAGCCATTGACAGAAAATGTTACTGACTACCTGGGTAAAGGCGGCACCAGCTTCTCCCCTACCAAGATCAGTAGCATGGCCCTGAAGGTTTTTAATGGTACCAATGATCCTAAACTACTGAACCAGGCTTTGAAATGGATGGAGCAGGTGGTAGAAATAGAAAAGAATACGTTTACGATGGGTACTTATGCAAACCTCTTGTACAAATCAGGGGATAAGGAGAATGCGCTGAAGTGGATGGTAAAATCAGTGGAACTGGCACATGAGGAAGAAATACCGGTGTATCAGGCTATTTATGATAAGATGAAAAAAGGCGAAAAAACATGGTAA
- a CDS encoding 6-pyruvoyl trahydropterin synthase family protein codes for MLQITKIFNFETAHALHGYAGKCRNLHGHSYKLHVTVSSKTPEEGYLGGTGILMDFKDLKKLVNEKVVDKFDHRLILSKAYLAANPNLGELENLEIWDMEPSAENIILYIKEELKGGFPEDVELVKLVLYETSDSYAEWIK; via the coding sequence GTGTTGCAAATCACTAAAATATTCAACTTTGAAACGGCCCATGCACTGCATGGATATGCCGGCAAATGCAGGAATTTACACGGGCATTCCTATAAACTGCATGTTACTGTCAGCAGCAAAACCCCTGAAGAAGGATACCTGGGAGGCACAGGAATTTTGATGGACTTTAAAGACCTGAAAAAGCTGGTAAATGAGAAAGTGGTTGATAAATTTGATCACCGCCTTATCCTGTCCAAAGCTTACCTGGCTGCTAATCCGAATCTGGGAGAGCTGGAAAATCTCGAAATCTGGGATATGGAACCATCCGCAGAAAACATTATCCTCTATATTAAAGAGGAGCTGAAGGGTGGATTTCCGGAAGATGTAGAGTTAGTTAAACTGGTTTTGTATGAAACCAGTGATTCGTACGCCGAATGGATCAAGTAA
- a CDS encoding polyprenyl synthetase family protein has protein sequence MQLAKKILTGDLTRFDQYLREWMQGDSALFNRITDYILRHSGKQVRPVFVLLSAHLAGEITEQSYRAAVLVELLHNASLVHDDIVDDAAERRGQASVNALWKSRTAVLVGDVMFSNGMLQSLSIGDHKILKIFSDAIEETIIGELEQLTRSKKLNLDESVYYTIIRQKTAALLKAACRAGAASATNDESIVEKIALFGEKVGMAFQIRDDLFDYGTEDVGKPVGNDIQEKKVTLPLIYTIANCSPAQRKELLYIIRHQNTNKERIAYLISVVKECGGLDYATERMYAFRDEALAILNTFSNTAVKDALEEIVRYTTDRKY, from the coding sequence ATGCAATTAGCGAAAAAGATACTAACAGGAGACCTTACACGATTTGACCAATATTTGCGCGAATGGATGCAGGGGGACAGTGCACTTTTTAATAGGATCACTGATTACATACTGCGGCATTCCGGCAAGCAGGTAAGACCGGTGTTTGTATTGCTGAGCGCACACCTGGCAGGGGAGATTACGGAACAGAGTTACAGGGCCGCCGTGTTAGTAGAGCTATTGCACAATGCCTCGCTGGTGCATGATGATATTGTAGACGATGCGGCGGAGCGAAGGGGGCAAGCCTCGGTAAACGCCCTCTGGAAGAGCCGGACGGCTGTATTGGTGGGCGATGTCATGTTCTCGAACGGGATGCTCCAATCCCTCTCAATCGGCGATCATAAGATCCTGAAGATTTTCTCGGATGCTATTGAAGAAACGATAATAGGGGAGCTGGAGCAGCTAACACGCTCGAAAAAGTTAAATTTAGATGAATCTGTTTATTATACCATCATTCGTCAAAAGACGGCAGCGCTGCTTAAAGCAGCATGCAGAGCGGGAGCAGCTTCCGCTACCAATGATGAAAGCATTGTAGAAAAGATTGCATTGTTTGGAGAAAAGGTCGGTATGGCTTTTCAGATCAGAGACGACCTGTTTGATTATGGCACAGAGGATGTCGGTAAGCCGGTGGGCAATGACATCCAGGAAAAGAAGGTAACCCTGCCATTGATTTATACAATTGCCAATTGTTCTCCGGCACAACGTAAAGAATTATTATATATCATCCGGCACCAGAATACCAACAAGGAAAGAATCGCTTACCTTATTTCCGTAGTAAAGGAATGCGGAGGGCTGGACTATGCAACTGAACGTATGTATGCTTTCAGGGATGAAGCATTGGCTATACTCAATACCTTCAGCAATACAGCCGTAAAAGATGCATTGGAAGAAATAGTTCGCTATACGACTGACAGGAAATATTAA
- a CDS encoding alpha-L-fucosidase — protein MQRKLCLALACIVMSFSVSAQKTSNDPEKEKWFMDLGLGMFIHWSVDAQLGAVISHSMAGASDEYLERFTKELPKTFNPHKFNPDDWAVLAKLAGMKYVVFTTKHHSGFCMWDTKTTPFNIMNTPFKKDATKAIFDAFRKQGIAIGIYFSPEDFNYLYQQHVPVGRMQLPQHFPEKNPGLMALDKAQLKELLSNYGKIDFIFFDGPAEGLKEYAWQLQPNIVVTRGQMNTPEQELPDSVLPGPWEACFTMGTDWQYKPTNDPQKSGTEMINMLIETRAKGGNLLLNVGPKPDGEIQIEQEALLRELALWQFANNEAVTGVRPWHMAKEGNVWFTRGADTSTVYAFVQGGKDWKYGERKDMVFHTLEGNAQTKVSILGYASQLVEYKENFDAGIYSQNTPVGLFISAVNGQRFYTDRKWPNPVVLKIEHVKFKPVVTSYHQSTIDGAK, from the coding sequence ATGCAGAGAAAATTATGCCTGGCTTTAGCCTGTATTGTCATGTCTTTTAGTGTTTCCGCTCAAAAAACCAGTAACGACCCTGAAAAAGAAAAATGGTTCATGGACCTTGGTCTCGGTATGTTTATTCACTGGAGTGTAGATGCCCAGCTAGGTGCTGTGATCAGTCATAGTATGGCTGGTGCATCCGATGAATACCTGGAGCGTTTTACAAAAGAACTACCCAAAACTTTCAACCCTCATAAGTTCAATCCCGACGACTGGGCTGTGCTGGCTAAACTTGCTGGTATGAAGTACGTGGTGTTTACCACCAAACATCACTCAGGTTTTTGTATGTGGGATACAAAGACGACTCCCTTCAATATCATGAATACCCCATTCAAAAAGGATGCAACCAAAGCCATCTTTGATGCTTTCCGCAAACAGGGCATTGCGATTGGGATCTATTTTTCCCCCGAGGATTTTAATTATTTATACCAGCAACATGTGCCTGTAGGCAGGATGCAGCTGCCGCAGCATTTCCCTGAAAAGAACCCGGGGCTGATGGCGCTGGATAAAGCACAGCTGAAAGAACTCTTAAGTAACTACGGCAAGATAGACTTCATCTTCTTCGATGGTCCTGCCGAAGGATTGAAAGAATATGCCTGGCAACTACAACCGAATATCGTAGTGACCCGCGGACAGATGAATACACCAGAGCAGGAATTGCCTGATTCCGTATTACCCGGACCATGGGAGGCCTGCTTTACGATGGGCACAGACTGGCAGTACAAGCCAACCAACGACCCTCAGAAGTCAGGTACGGAAATGATCAATATGCTCATCGAAACCAGGGCGAAAGGTGGTAACCTTTTACTGAATGTGGGTCCTAAACCGGATGGTGAAATCCAGATCGAACAGGAAGCTTTGCTGAGAGAGTTGGCCCTGTGGCAGTTCGCCAATAACGAGGCAGTGACAGGTGTTCGCCCCTGGCATATGGCCAAAGAAGGCAATGTATGGTTTACCCGTGGTGCAGATACTTCTACCGTCTACGCTTTTGTACAGGGAGGTAAGGACTGGAAATACGGAGAAAGAAAAGATATGGTATTCCATACCCTGGAAGGGAATGCACAGACGAAAGTTTCCATTCTCGGTTATGCCAGTCAGCTGGTAGAATATAAAGAGAATTTTGATGCAGGTATCTATTCCCAGAATACCCCGGTGGGCCTTTTTATCAGCGCGGTGAACGGGCAACGGTTTTACACGGATCGTAAATGGCCAAACCCTGTAGTACTGAAAATCGAGCATGTAAAATTTAAGCCTGTAGTGACAAGCTATCACCAGAGTACCATCGACGGTGCTAAATAA